GCCATTATCAGCAATCAGCCGTCAGTCGTAAGCAGACGGCAACAAATCAAAGTGGATCTGACCGGCATCGAGCATCCAGTATCCAGTCTCCCCGCCAGGAAGGGCCTGTATCTTTATATCAGTTCGAAGTGGAGACGTTTGTGCTCGACGTCGGCGAGGATAACCTTTATCTTCACCCTGTCGCCGATGCGGAATATCTTTTTCGTCCTCCTCCCTATGAGCCTGAACTTTTCTTCCTGGAAGATGAAATAATCGCTCCGGAGGTCCGACAGGAGGACAACGCCCTCAACGAAGATATCCAGGAGCTCCACAAAAAATCCAAAGGACGTGATGTGGGCTATGATGCCTTCATATACCTCGCCCAGTTTGTCCTTCATGAAGAGTATCCTGATCCTGTCCTCAAGCTCCCTCTCAGCCTCCATCGCCACCCGCTCCCTTTCCGAAAGATGGAGGGCCATCTCGCCAAGCTCTTCTTCGCTATAACGGTGGCCTCCGTTGAAGGTGCTTTTCAGGACCCTGTGGCATACAAGGTCGGGATATCTCCTGATCGGTGACGTGAAATGCAGATAGCAGTCCGATGCCAGCCCGAAGTGTCCTTTATTCACCGGTGAATATTTTGCCTGCTTCATGGACCTCAACAGTACCCTGTTGATAAAAAATTCATAATCCGTCCCATGAACATTCTCGAGTATCTGCGACAGGAAAAACCTCCGGTCTTTACATTGCCTGTTGACGGGAAGGGTATAAAGAAGTTTTTCGAAGTCCCGGAGCTTCTCTTTGTCCGGGGGTTCATGGATCCTGTATATGGCAGGCAGTTTTTTTCGGAAGAGATAGCTTGCCACAGCCTCGTTCGCGGCGATCATGAACTCCTCGATGATCTGGTGAGAGAAGAGTCTCTGCGAACGGAGGATGTTCTTGATGCCGCCTTCGATATCGAGGATTACCTCCGGCTCGGGGAGGTCGAAATCGAGGGTGCCCCGCTGTGTCCTCTTTTCCCTGAGGGCGGATGCAAGCTCCTTCATGTGCTCCAGATCCGGCATGATGTCTGCCAGTTGTGCCTGTGTCTTTGTATTGCCGTTTAATGCCTCTTCGACCTGGTTGTAGGTGAGCCTCCTGATGCTCCTGATGATGGATTTTTGAAAAGTACTTTTGACCAGGCTGCCGTCCTTTGAGAAGTGCATTGCTGCTGTCACGGCGAGCCTGTCTTCATCAGGGTTCAGACTGCAGAGAATGTTGGAGAGGGCCTTGGGGATCATCGGCAGAACCTTGCCCGGAAAGTAAACGCTGGTACCCCTTTCGTATGCCTCCCGGTCGATATCCGATGATGGCCGGACATAATGGGAGACATCGGCGATCGAGACATAGAGGGTATAACCGCCTTTTATTTTATCGATACAGACGGCGTCATCGAAATCCTTTGCGTATTCGCCGTCGATGGTGACGTGCCTCAGCTTCCTCAGGTCGATCCTGCCATCTTCGATTTCGTCCCCCAGTCTCAGCGCCTTTGCCTCTGACTCGGTTTTTTGTCTGAACCGGAGCGGCAGGTTGTACTTATACTCCACGAACTGCGTGATAGACTGGGTGCTGTCTAACCCTTTTAATGACTTTACGACCGCACATTCAGGATTTTTCCATTCCTCGGGGAATTTCGTTATTCTGGCAGCTACGATGTCGCCATCGTGCATCTCTTTGTTTTTTGGATATGTCCCGACAATGAAACGCTGGGAGACCCTTTCGTCTTCGGGTATGACATAAAGCTGTCCTTTCTGCTGCTGGATGAAACCCACTATGTTCCGCATGCCCCGTTTTGTAACCTTGATGATCTTCCCTTCTTTGCGTCCCCTCGATGTGTGCTCGATCCGGGCAATGACCCTGTCGCCGTGGAGGGCCTCTTTGATGAATCGTGCCGGGATAAAGACATCTTTTTCTTGCGCCTTATCGGGGATGACAAACCCATTCCCGCTTTTTGTGCACCAGAGTGTCCCTGCCATAAGATTCATCTCGCGCGGTATGCCGAATGAGCCGCTCTTCAGCCTCATCACTGAACCTTTCTCGTTCAAATCTCCCAGGAACCGTTTCAGTTCTTTTCTGTATTTTCTGCTGATGCGGAGTCTGTCAATAAGCTCATTGAGGCTTAAGGGACGCCCTTCCTGCGCCAGGATCCTGGTGAGAACCTTTTCGTCAAAGTCAGGTGAGATGTTATGTCTATTCTTTTTCATAATTAGAGCAGTAGATAGTATATAGTATATCGTATGTAGTATATAGTAAACTGCAAAAATCAGGGTTACCCTGCGATATACGAAATACTATATACTAAGTCGACGCCGGTTCGTCGGGACCGTCCCCGCATCCTTCCGTTGCGAGCGCGATCTCTTCTGTTATTCCGTTCTGCTCGGCGA
This genomic interval from Syntrophorhabdaceae bacterium contains the following:
- the rnr gene encoding ribonuclease R → MKKNRHNISPDFDEKVLTRILAQEGRPLSLNELIDRLRISRKYRKELKRFLGDLNEKGSVMRLKSGSFGIPREMNLMAGTLWCTKSGNGFVIPDKAQEKDVFIPARFIKEALHGDRVIARIEHTSRGRKEGKIIKVTKRGMRNIVGFIQQQKGQLYVIPEDERVSQRFIVGTYPKNKEMHDGDIVAARITKFPEEWKNPECAVVKSLKGLDSTQSITQFVEYKYNLPLRFRQKTESEAKALRLGDEIEDGRIDLRKLRHVTIDGEYAKDFDDAVCIDKIKGGYTLYVSIADVSHYVRPSSDIDREAYERGTSVYFPGKVLPMIPKALSNILCSLNPDEDRLAVTAAMHFSKDGSLVKSTFQKSIIRSIRRLTYNQVEEALNGNTKTQAQLADIMPDLEHMKELASALREKRTQRGTLDFDLPEPEVILDIEGGIKNILRSQRLFSHQIIEEFMIAANEAVASYLFRKKLPAIYRIHEPPDKEKLRDFEKLLYTLPVNRQCKDRRFFLSQILENVHGTDYEFFINRVLLRSMKQAKYSPVNKGHFGLASDCYLHFTSPIRRYPDLVCHRVLKSTFNGGHRYSEEELGEMALHLSERERVAMEAERELEDRIRILFMKDKLGEVYEGIIAHITSFGFFVELLDIFVEGVVLLSDLRSDYFIFQEEKFRLIGRRTKKIFRIGDRVKIKVILADVEHKRLHFELI